The genomic segment CAGAGATTTAATAAGGAAGACAGATTTATAGCAGTCATAGACACCAATCCCCCTAAAAACAACATATCCCAATTGCCCTCAGGCAAGGATATTGTTTTAAAATACACCATTAATTTAGACTGAAATTTAAGTTTCAGACCAAGATTTTTACTCGGTGTGGACTGAGCATTTTTTTTGGGTCAGGACTTGGCCTttgctgagctccagcaggCATTCAGTGAGCCTCACTCTTCAACAAAGAAGAAACCTAAAGAACCAAGGGAGTCCAGGTGACCTGTGCTAACACTCCCTGAAGGAAGTCAAGCTGTGTTTACAGAGCCTAAGCAGTTGATTTGACACAGGAATTCTCATCATTCTAGAGTGAAAACACAGTAACCATCACCCAACTCAGCCTAAGTGCTATGTCATAGTCCCATAAACGTCTAAGTTTTACATCTCCCTTCCAAAGCAAACTAAAAATAGTTACTGAGTAATTTAAGGTGTGATTAAAATGCGGTTCCTAAATACACAAGCACTGGATACAGAAGTTGAATTTAGCCTATCAAAATCATTTGTGATACATTTTATAGCACTGGGCAGTAAATGAATTCTCCCTTAAATTACAGGGAGACAGATGCACGTTAACCTGTTGTGGATGCTTCTCTCAAGGCTTTCTGCAAGCATTCTGCAGCTCTTTTTTAGTTTTTCAGCCTAATGAAGATTGTGACACTCtcaaggagctgggagagccACACACTTGCTCTATTGAGATAATCTTCTTAAGagagattgtaaatatctcAGTGAGGCACTGAAACTCCAAACAACACAACCTGTCTTCCCAGGACCAGAATTCAGTGAGTGTATgaagctgcttttctttcagtATCTGTAACCCTCTGAAATCTCCAACTTGGAAACCCCCCTCACACTTTTTCAGAATGCTCTGATACAGATACATCAATTCCTGTAACTGATTCAGTCTGACAGGAAGAGCCCAGACAGACAGCTGAAACATCAGGCAGTAAGAAACCACCTCTCCAGCAAACAAAACGCACATCCCAACCACCTATGAAGTCACTGAACTGAGTAGGAGATGCTACCTTTTATGACAAATGACATAAAAATGCACATTTTAATTATATAAAAGCAAAAACTTCCTAAGTTTTCCCCCAACATGAACACAAACCAGAGCAAAAGCAATTCTCACACCAGCACAAGACAGCAAGCCATAATGCTAGACAATTGTTTTAAACTTTAGTCAGCGTTTCCCAGGCTTTTAGGAACTGAGACCTTTCTTCTGTCTTGACCAGCAGTGTCTCTcaagggagtggcaggagggaagaagaagaggtgCTGATATAGACCACAAACTCCTGCCTTCAAGCACCCTTACTGGTCTCCATGAGAGCAACAGCAGGCTCTCAGCAGGAAAGGCACAGTACTGTCGTTCACTCTGCAGGCACTGTCCTCGCACTCAACCCCTGCTAGGTTGTTCCCACAGTTACTACTCAATACACATATTTACTATTTTAATTACTGACAACTATTACAGTGCAAAATCTGAAGCTAAATGAGAAAGCAACCAGGAAAATACCAAAATAAAACCtctcttcccacccccccccccttagcACTGGTAATTCCCTTACCTAGGTGCAGAAACACCGACCGAGGCAAATTTAAAAGCACATTAAATGGTCGAGCACATAATGCAGCAGTTCTCAGTGCAACTTGCCTGAAGTATTAGTTAGGGCTACCACTTCCCATTAATTCTTCCTTCATGAAGAAACACCTGCTCATATTCAAGGAGactaaagaagcagcagaagtggaaGCAACACTGCATTACTATCAAACTCCACGTCAACAGGGAAGGAACCTGCACAACTAAGGAATGTGCTAACTCTATGTTGAGAATGCTCATTTTGCCCTCAATTTACTGCCATCCAACTGATTCTACTTACTGTGTGCAGAGAGAGTTGCAACTCAAACAACAGCATCTTCTGGCTGGTCAATGTCTCCTTAACTGACCCGCTGGGCTCACACACTTGTTCATTTGAACTTACACAGACAGATTTACACATACCTCTGCCAGTACACTCTCCCAGAACCCACAAGCACATCTTGCTCATGTCAGTTTTGATGCAACAACCCAAAGATGAATTCCTCCTTCACCAAAACACACAATTAAGCATTCTTTGAAGCTGTATAACGAAAACTGATGCTCCTGCTCATACGTACTCACGCAGTTACATCTCATACTGCTCCCACACTTGTACCCTAAGAGACAGAGACTCCTGCTGATAGGGAAACAGCTCTCCACGTTCTGCATCTTTCACTAGCACACGTAACAGAAAATGTAGGACCTAGAGTTTAACAGGAAGAATAAGGACACCAAAAGACTGCTTGATTCTACTACATTTATCAGTTACTTCTAACCACCTTTTTCAAACCGATGGAATTTCCAAGATCACATCCTAGATGAACTGCTTCTAAACAGTTTGGATGAAAGAACCACTAGCAAGCCAAGTTAATTCCATTACTGTTCAACAGACAAAAGGCTCAAGAGCTTGCTAAAACCAGTAAGATGTCACCAAACAAGGTCTCTGTGAACACAGGGCCCAGGTAAGACCTGCAAAACCACTTACCAGGGCCCTAGCTTGGTCTGTAGACTACAGCCTGTGAGTCACTCCACTAAAAGCTCCAGAAGCTTTTCAATTCCTTCCCTGGATAtgtaaaatcaaaacaaaatcgAAGCTGTGATTCCTGTAAGAACACCTGCAAGGCGCAGCCTGCGCTTGTTCCAGGGTTCCGAAGTCGTGTGCGCGGAGAggcacagccagagccagcCAAGTGACAAACGGCACCGCAACATTTTAACGCAGTCTGCAGGACACACGACTCAGAAAGCAGCTGCACCGTTCACACCGCTTCCAACCAAGTGGGCAATGCTGTTAAACGCCAGATTGCTCCTTGACAGGTCTGTTTCGGAGCGCACCTCACGGCCACGCCTCTGCCGTGGCATCCCCGAAAGCGAAAACAAAATGCACCGCGCAATTCACGCCGTAACCCCAACAACTCCCAACTCTCGCCCGTCGTTTGGAAACACGAAGAGAACTACTGTTGGGCCTTGCAAGGCAGACCCCAGCGGATCAGGGCACCGGCGGTCACGTACGCAACCGCTCCGCCGGGTACAGCTACCGACCAAGGCCGGAAGAACTACCGGCTCAAGCCCAGGGAAGTTGCTGTCGAACGCTCGTTCGATAGCGAGAAAGGAGAACCACGCCAGAAAGGAGAAGCACGGCAACGAGAGTGAGAAACCCTCGTCAGAAGGCTCCCTGACCGCCCCCCGCTCACCTTGCTGGATGTCGCCGTTGGCGCCGCCGGGCACGGGCACGCTGAGCTGCCGCTCGGGCTCGggcaggcagcggcggcagAAGGAGTGGAGACAGGGAAGCAGCTTGGGCTCGGCTTCGCGCCGGCTCTGTAGGCTCTGCGCGCAAACAGCGCAGGTGTCCAGCAGCGAAAAAGGCCCCGGAGCCGCCGGTGTCAGCGGGGGAACCGGGCTGGGGCCCGGCCCTGGAACGACACCGGGCCCCGCCGCTGCCTCGGCCTCAGCCTCCCCGAGACTGCGCTCCACCGCTACCGGCGCTGCGCCCGGGCTCTCCCGCTCCTCTGGCGGCGCGGCGGCGACGGGGGATGCCGCCGCAGGCTCTAGGCCACTACCGGCGCccggtgtggtctcagcagccccctccccgccgccgccgcctcctttGTTTTCCGCCATGTTCCCTCCTTTGAACTCCACTCCCCGCTCCGCGCACGCGCGCCGTCCCCACGCGCCGTGCGCGCGCCCAGCAGGGAGGCGGGGCCGGGGCTCGCGCAGGCGCGCTCGGGGAGGCCCGGCAGGCCGCGCGCGGGGCGCGTGCTCCGTCCTTAAGGGCGCGTCCGGAAAGACAGGACGTGACGTACCCGCGGGGGTGCATCGCCATTGGCTGGCGCTGGGAGCCTTCCCACCAGTCACCAGAAGGGGGCGGGGCCCCGCCCGCGGAAGCGTCCGGagcgcagcggcggcggcggcggcggcaggggcaggcagagctctgcgGTGCCAGGGCCCCGGTGTAAGACCTTGgggtgcttgagcgtgtccaggaAAGGGTACCAGGGGCCTGGGGAAgcgacctgtgaggagaggctgagggagctgggggtgtgccgcctgcagaagaggaggctcagggcagcgctcgttgctgcctgcagggaggctgtaggcggGCGGGGATCGGTCTCCGGTGTAAGAAAAATCAAGGAGTGCTGCTAAAGGGCCTTGCAGACCACATGCACATTTCGCGTGTGTCTGTGGCAAGCCATAAAACACCAAACTTAGTAGAAATGTAGTCAGTTGATAATATGCAAACCTAAACTGCTGCAGaagtctctgcagctcccagttGGAGATCTGTGATATGTAATCTTGTAAaggcccaggcctgcagtgactaaggaaaggaggaaggagataaaggagaagcagaagtaTCCTGACAGCAGCAATAAAGCTGATCAAAGATTAGCAGACCCTGTGAGGAAGACTGTGCTGGCACTCAGATAACATACCAGGGCTGGCTGGAACCAGGGCTAAAGATGGGAAAATAGCTGTTAATGAACTCCAAGACACCATTGTGATAACCTTACCTCTTATTATGAATATGCCTGCTCTTGTAACACGAATTGTGGCTTGTGGCAGCATGAGGTGTGCAGGATTGATGGAGCCATTCTGCCTGCACCCACAACAGATCTACTGCAGAACTCTGCATGAGTTTTAGTGTTCATTTTGCAGGtcatcttctgccaggaccccagGGACAGAACCAGAGGACATAATCTCAaactgtgctagggcaggtttaggctggacattaggaagaagttcttaacagaaagagagattggcattggaatgggctgctggggaaggtggtggagtccccatcccaggaggtgtttaagaggaggctgcatgaggcacttagtgctaagggttagttaattagagggTTTATGTGATAGGGTGGAGTCcctgatcctagaggtctcttccaagctggttaattctgtgactctgagaaCATGGGGGCTGTCATGGCCCACCTGGAGCCGTAGCAGTTGTGTGCTTGGTACAGGCAGGAGCCAAGAATGGTGCCATGGTTTTATTGTCACCAGGAGAGCCTCAGAGCCCTTTTCACTCACAGCAATAACCAAGGGAGCAAAGCAAGTTGtaagggctggcagcagtgcagaagctgACACCAGGAGCATCTGGCTGGGCAGAtaagctgtgaggatgctgatgtAATGGACACTGGGAGCCCTGCAATGCCACACCTTGTGGGGGTGACTAGaaccaggcagcagagggaaagagggtGGCTGCTGTCAGCCCTGTAACTTAGGATATAAACTCCTTcaaaagggctgggtgctcggccCATGAGCAAggctctgccttggcaggactAGTCAGCATATCCAGACAGGGCCAGTTTGGGACACTGGGATGCTGCCACTTCTTCCCCAGCCTCATACAGCAGATGTGTCTGTGCcgctcagcagggctgtgggatgGGGTCACCCTGCAGTGCAGTCTGCTCTGGATGTGCAGTAAAAGGCCCACAGATACCAAAACAACCTTTATTAAAGGCAAAGAGCAGATGCAAAACCATGAAACACATTTTCTAAGAGCTCCTATTTAGGGACATAAGGGAAACAGGTGATGGTACATCGAGCTGTTCAAACCTGTAAAGGGCACCACATCTGAAacaaggaaaggaaacaatgtcATTGTACACAACTGCAGCTAGAGGTGTCTACCAACGCCAAGCATCACCAAATCTTGTTGTTCCACCTTTAACACGCTGCAGTAAGACAGGATTCAGTCACTGGAAGTCCTGCTGGATATTCTCCTTGTTTGCTTCCCCATGCTGCTGCTTGATTTGTGAAATTTCATTTTCCAGCTGCACAATAGTTCGTTCGATCTCATAGTTTTTGCTGACGAGAGAGACCCAtctagaagggaaaagaaattaacaaaagctttgaatcatagaatgattgaggttggaagggaccttaaagactatccagttccaaccccctaccccagccagggacacttcccactagagcaggaaGCTTTACTTAACCATCCTCTGTTCTAAAAACATCAGCCACCACTGCTCTGAAGAAAGCACAAAGACTTCAGACCAAACAGCTTCTCAGGACATGACAAACCTCAGTTGACAGCAACAGTAATTTGAGCAACCAAAGGGCTAAAAAGTAGCTTTTAAACCCTGTTAACCCTTCACATACATTTAATTTACTGGACTCAACTAACTTCCAACCTTTAGATAAAATCTTCTGTATCTTAAAGAGCTTCAGACACAACAACATAAACTTCAAGCACTAATGTGTCCTCCTTTCATCCATCACTCATCAATTCACTCAGCCCCCACAACTATCACAAAGACCTGAATTAAAGAGGCTTGAAAACGTGAAGCAACAATTCCCAAGGTAagatcctgcagcagcactgaaggaTCAGCAAGGACCTGCACCAAGAATTTCAAGCACAAGGGATACTCGTGGCAAATGCAGTGACAGACTCCCAGACACTCACGTAGATTCCATTTCTCGTAGCTTAGCCCCAGCTGTCAGCTGCATGTTCTTTCGTTGCCAGTTGAGATCTTGGATGTTtttcctggggagaaaagatctaacttttgtttcctttctttagAGTCTGTAATACCTGCTGCTAGTACACCTCAAAAATACAACTAATGCTTAGAAGTACTACCAGGAAACACTTGTGTAGCCAGGACCGTAACTACAACACGTAGATGGACAAGtcccagcacagtgctgcacaTAGATCAATAAATCAAACACCCCTGCCACTACAAGGCAAAACTTCAAACGTTCCAGCTGGACAAGTGCATAGCACAGGAAACCAGTTTTGTGGTTCCACCACAAGTCAGTCTGTTCAAAGCAAAGGTTTAGACAAAACAAGACAAGCATGGAGTTGGAGTGGAATTGGCATCTTGAATGCAAACCACCTGGGgagggctgtgctggtttgaggctaattggaatgtttTCATGGGAAAAAACatatgataggctgtgaaaagtaaacaatgttgatgtctgcttcactcataggctggctgagatgtatgaaaacaagtaAGAGAGTATCTGTTGGAGCTGGTgcctgttttctccctgggcttctgctgctctgcttgaatctgtgtaacccaactaagcATTctacttctaaccccccttgccaatccttccagctcaccttgcatgtaaggcaaattctgggataaggtagaggggtggaaagaaggtggaagggtggttgggagcccctcctgggcactcttgACTGCTGGgtggggagttgtgtttctgtattacttttagcttgtacatttctgtctgtagctgtaaatatttgtaatgtattgtgctaagctgtgaatataaagcttcattccagctgagtctagtctgggtgaactCACTGGGTGGGGGGAGatgactcccaaaccatcacaaggacaGGGTCAGATGTCTTCATtactgggggaggagggaaaaggggtGCATTGTCCTTCCAATTTCAGTGTGAAAATATGGAAAAAAAGGGACTCACCTCAActtctgaagctctttctggGCTTGTTCTATCATATGAACCAGATGTCTAATAGCAGAATGAAAGCAAAGCATTAGGAAAACCTGCAGTTGCTAGATCAGCCCAAATTAACCTGCAGTGTAACTCTTCAAAGTTTATAGACACAAGCAGCCACTTCAAGGCAAAGGGGCTCAGCTGTTCCAGGATCTGTTCCAAAGATCCCACCTGGTCTAACACGGGGGAACGCGAGAAACACACAGTAGCTGAGGTCACGACTTGAACTAGCAATGCAAGTGAAAGCCTTACTCGTTGTACACCTTCCAGGCGTTACAGCCATGCTGCGACATCAGTTCCAGGTTCTCGATGCGGACTGCCTGGTGCTCCAGCTGCGCCATGGAGTTGTTCACACACTCCTGCCACGCCGTGATGTCGTTCTTCTGGCCGGAGGACGGCGCCGGCAGCTCGTACCTGGAACACGCCGCCAACCCCTCAGCAAAGGGCGCTGCTCCCACCGGCACCTGCGGACCTCCCCGAGGGTGCCAAGGGGCAGGCGGCACCGGGGCCGCTCCGGCTCACCTCTTCATgctaagcagctccaggggcTGCCGAGCCGCCAGCCGCTCGAATTCGTTCCGCATGATCTCCGTCTgcgaggaggcagcagtgaggcagcTGCGGGGGCCGGCCAGATGAGAGGAGGACTGgccaggggaaggaggggggggacctgcgaggggaagggagggcagGACCGGCCGGGCCGCCTCACCTCGAAGGCGCTGTAGTCGTGCGCCGGCAGGTAGCTGAGGTAGTTCTTCGTCGGCCGGTACCGCCGCGTCTCCTCCTCCACCAGCGCCGCGGCCTAGCGCACACGGGGCGTCAGGCAGGAGCTCCGCCCGCCGCCTCGGCCCGCCGTACCGCGCCTCCCTGGCCCGCACTCACCGCCTCCCGGACGCCCGGTGCCTCATAGCCCTGGTCGAAGTAGGGCAGCGCATCCACGACCACGTCGCCAGCCACCAACCCCGGCCCCGCCATGCTCGGCCCCGCTCTGCGCCTGCGCCACCCCCGCCCCTTCGCCTGGCCGCGCTGCCGCAGCGCCCCCTGGCGGCCAGCGACAGTCCGCACGGGACACGGCGACGCAGCCCCGCCCACtccgcccgccccgccccgccccttGCGGCTGCAGCCCCACCCCCGGCCCCGGCGGCGCGGGCGCAGCCCAGAGAGGAACGGAGACACGGAGGAGTTGGGGCCAGCGGCCGGTTATTAGCgacggcagcagcagcacgcaGTGCCCCGCAGAGGCACGAAGGAGTCCAGCTCCGCTCCGCTGTCCCGCAGCTGCGCGCGGTCACTTCTTCTGCAGAAACCGCATCTTACTCCCTGCAGAGGAAAAACAGCATCAGGAGCTGAAGCCGCTGCAGGAGGCACCTGGCTGAGGAATTCATGCTGGTAGAATTCAGCCCCCTCAGCACTGAGAAACATCAAGAAGCGAATTTTGACAGCTCTAGGATTAGGCAGTTTCCATAAACTACAGATAAAAATGCAAGAAAGCttaaaaatagaataaaacTGAACACTTAGAAAGTGTTTGGCATCCCCTGAAGGGGCAAATGTAAACAACAGGAGCACAAACACCCAAAGCaaagaacaggctctgctctcttctgcaTGCAATTATTTGTTCAATAGCTGAATTTACTTTTCAATTAATAGGCAAACagcaaaagtgtttctttacCAAGGCTGCGAAGAATTTTGTTCATTCCACTTGGCTCTGTCTCTGGAATACTCTCCAAATACTCCAAGGCACGAACCTCAAAAAGGcctaaagaggagaaaaaagtatCCAAGGAATCACTCAGCCAGATGAGTTGTTGCATCTGTTAGGATGTGGCATCTTGGTATCAATAACAAGGAGTTTACAAAACTCcttgatgatcagagggctggagcacctctcctataaggagaagctatgagagttggggctcttcagcctggaaaatagaaggctttgaggagaccttgtagcagccttctagtatcttAAAGGGGCCTGCAGaagggctagggagggactactgacaaggatttgtaatgacagggcaaggagtaATGagcttaaactggcagagatttaaactagacgttaagaagttctttacagtgagggtagtgaaacactggcacaggttgcccagggaggctgtggatgctccctccttggaggtgttcaatgccagctggatgaggacttgagcgacctattctagtgggaggtgtccctgcctatggtaggaggttagaactgggtgagctttaaggtcccttccaacctaaaccattctatgaaaacaggAAGTCATGGATGTCATGCAAGCTACAGGTTCAAGTGCAGGAAGGACACAAAAATCCTTTGCTTCGTAAGATGAATTCTGTTGAGCAATTGGAAGGAGTCAGAGCTACCACACAGGCTAAAATGCCAACAGCACAACCTGCTAGGAAAAGGCTTCCTAGGAGCCAGTGTGTCATGGCTTTATGCTTCGAAGGGGAGGTTGTAAACCAAGAAAGCAAGGCCACAGCTCACCTTTGGCCACGTTCTTGCTTAGCTCCCGGTCCTGTATGAAGCCTGCGAACATCTGCGTTTCCATGAAGAAGTGCAGGAAGTGGCGCACGGTGCGCGAGGCGTGGGACTTGCGGAAGGGCTCCCTCTGAAACACCCTCTGCCCTCTTTCTGTGACGTTCATGTGCAGGGAGTAGTGCCCGACGATCTCCACGAAGAACTGCACAAAGGCTTCAGAGACCAGGGAGTTCAGAGGCGTGTCACCTGTGGAGAGGACAAGCAAGGAGAAATTGCCCTCTGCGTTCGTTACTTTGGTCATTTCTCTGGTAAAAGAGGAGGAGCAGTTATTTTTTTGGGCTAGCTGTCCAGACTGAAACTTCAGGTGATAGCAAACACCTCAAAGAAGCTACATCTCAAATATGAAGATCTCTTCCTGTGTCAGCTttctgctggagctgaggcaggttCCATTCTAAAGCTTTTCCAGCAGTTAGAGCATTCATCATTTCCTTTCCTGTCAAACATCTGTTGTCTAATAAGTTTGGGTAAGCTCAGAGCAGTCCAGGCTTAATTATCTTAACTAATCAGGCAAATTACAGAACACATACCCACTGGAAAACTCACTTTGTTACTTTTGCCATGCATGGGCATTCCATCATCTGCAGAAGCTACTCAATGCTTTCTACAATTCTCACACTTACTGATCTGGTGGATTATTCTTAGCAGTTCAGCTCTGAAAATGATCTGTCAGACTTCCCTCTAAAGTACAGAAGCTTCCTATGCTCCCTGTTTCAGACAAGCATTCTCTCTgccacttaaaaaaaagaaaatcagagcAAGCTCAAAGCCTGGGAACTGCTGCACCTGGCCCACAGAAAACTTAAGAGCTCAGCACACACTGACTGGAAAGAGGAATCGCTGCTAGGACAccaaacctcttcctaacacagTCACAAGAGAAATAGCTTTCTAAAATGTCACATTCTGATGTTCATTTCCATGTGCTCATTTCTGTATCAACTACATAGAGGCTGCAGAGATCTGCTTATGTGAAAACACTTCCCCATAGAAGCACCTTGTGCATCACTCTGCTCACGTGCCAAGATTTCACTTCGTTCTTCCAAGACTTGTACAAGAGCAGCTTGGAGTTTATGAGGCAGGATCTCATCTTCATCTGATACCTAGAGAGAAAAGTGGCCATGGAAGCATTTCTGTGTTGTATCTGTCAGCAGCAGAATCTTCTCAGTGTGAACAGATGAGAAACACTCATAACATGCCTAAAACAATTAGGGGCAAGTTCCTGTGTGACATGTTGGAAAGACCAACCACTTGTCTTGTAgccacagaaaggaaaaacatcTGCTCAGCACCCTCCAGCCAACACAAAACACATGCTATATCCACAACACAAAATCAGGCTCATTACACCAAGCAATAACACAAAGAACAACCAAAGTCTATGGAGAAAATATGACAAGTCTCAACACTATGGTAAAAAAACATCAGTCCTTTAATaccttcctccagctgcaggctgcaatgCAGAACAGAACagtaaggaaagggaaaggagatgcAAATACCCTTCTGAACTGGTAGAACTCCAGCATGTGTATAGCTACTTGTCTGGTGTTGTAGAAACAGGTCAAGTGAAGTGCAGCAGAGAACCACAAGGGAACTGTAGTAATTTGTCTCTTAGACTATCACTCCTGGAAAAAGCCAaagccaaaccaacaaacacccCAGCTAGATGAGAGAGGAGAAAGCCCTGTAGAGAACAATTACACAGAAAGACagtcagaaagcagcagagaacctTAGTGGTCAACTTAGTGGATCTGTTTTCAGTTCAGCTCAGATAAGCAGCGTCTCTGCCCTCACAAAGCTCTGCACCCCATTTCACTTCA from the Pogoniulus pusillus isolate bPogPus1 chromosome 39, bPogPus1.pri, whole genome shotgun sequence genome contains:
- the BCAS2 gene encoding pre-mRNA-splicing factor SPF27 isoform X2 gives rise to the protein MRCPTSTRAMRHRASGRRPRRWWRRRRGGTGRRRTTSATCRRTTTAPSSCLTAASSQTEIMRNEFERLAARQPLELLSMKRYELPAPSSGQKNDITAWQECVNNSMAQLEHQAVRIENLELMSQHGCNAWKVYNEHLVHMIEQAQKELQKLRKNIQDLNWQRKNMQLTAGAKLREMESTWVSLVSKNYEIERTIVQLENEISQIKQQHGEANKENIQQDFQ
- the BCAS2 gene encoding pre-mRNA-splicing factor SPF27 isoform X1, which gives rise to MAGPGLVAGDVVVDALPYFDQGYEAPGVREAAAALVEEETRRYRPTKNYLSYLPAHDYSAFETEIMRNEFERLAARQPLELLSMKRYELPAPSSGQKNDITAWQECVNNSMAQLEHQAVRIENLELMSQHGCNAWKVYNEHLVHMIEQAQKELQKLRKNIQDLNWQRKNMQLTAGAKLREMESTWVSLVSKNYEIERTIVQLENEISQIKQQHGEANKENIQQDFQ